In Cicer arietinum cultivar CDC Frontier isolate Library 1 chromosome 7, Cicar.CDCFrontier_v2.0, whole genome shotgun sequence, the genomic window ACTTATTTAagattgtaatttgatttggcttaatgtttaaaattgGAATTTGATTTGACTTTTAATGTAATTTGATGAGACAAAATGAGTCTAATTTATTacttttagttatatatatatatatatatataaggaatTATTACAAGGAGTTATTGTTTAGTCTTTCACTAAGTTTATACAAGGAGTTATTAGCcataccaaaaataaaaacaaggaTTTGATtagtataatattataaatcagTGATCTATTTGCATGAATTAGGATAGTTATCAATAGAGATTAAAGGGACTGATGaatttaaactattttcatagatattttcattaaagaaaataattttttgttagtcTATTTTTCACACATTACGTTCATTTTTTAGAAGTTGATATTTGCTGCTCTAAATTTATTTAGCTAAACACACAGGCCAACAGGTCTAGGCTAACACATTTGAGTAACATAAATATACACCGTATACATAGAATTGCCTTCGTCAAATTAGATATAGTTCATAATATTAAAGCTCATATGTGTACAAAAAATGCATGTATATCCTATTTAGGTGCTTTTGTAGAaagatttattatattttttttattatagttttttctAAATTAGTCGTGTATACGATATTATCATCACATTATAATGTTGCAATAActcttttttagaaaaaaaaatcacaagtcTCTTATATGTATCAAATCACATATTCCAAGAAACTGCATTCTTGACTTGCCTCATGTAAAGATGTTATTGTGATGATTAGACAAATAACATgcatataaagtaaaaatatatatgtttgatttgTCCATATATATCCATATTAGTATTGTTTCTATATAAGCTTCATGATTTACTGAAATATAATTCTTCAAATATTCAAtcgaaacaaatatttttcttcgTATATATTTTATCTCAAGCGTTTTCTTTAATCAATTTGGTTTTGGAAGCTCTTCAGGAGTTCCGataatatttatatcaaattcatttttaaatatttttttaaaaatggacAAATGATGTCATTCTCATATCCTTCATTTGATAATATTCACTAAGAATAATATACAACATGCATCTAGATGGTTTGAGAGTGTAAACAAATTTATTCCTTTTGATTAAATAATCTCTTCAAGAGCCTAAATTGTATgtcttacaaaaattaaatacttcAAGGTTTTTCATATAGTTATCACTATGAAGTGAACcatataaatacataataaCACATGCATCTTTCATATGTAAATTGAGTCTTTCATGTATGGCAAAGTTTTTAACTTCACTTTAGgtgaatatgtatttttttaaattaatgatagTCTTTCACCAATACTTTTGAATATATGTCTTTCatcattctcattttctttttgcGCGAAAAATCAATCATATATAATTAGCTTCACATCTTCATATGTACAGACTTCAATTCGAAAAATCTTTCGCTTTGCAAAGTGGGCTTAATTCCACTTTATTGCTTTTTCCTATTTTTCAAGCTTTTATCTGTCTATAATCTTTAAGACTTTAATCATGGTCTAATTCTTCAAGAACTCAATCACAAATCTTAAATAacaatgttaaaaataaaaaataaaaaactcattcTTTAGCTATCTTTCATGGATGCTTTAATCACAAATCATTATTCTTAACCACAAATCATTCTTTGAGCAATCATTTTTTGAtgcttcaattttaattttgttttagtttttcaggaACTATATCACATATGATCTTCATAAACAATAATATCGTCGATCATAATGATCCTTAGCAAGTACATGGATGATCTATCATAAGAGAGCATGAGAAGTAAGAGTTGTATTATGCTCTTCCATATCTATCTTTTATAATATAACATGAGTCCTATCTTGTAATTTACAAGTACATGGATGGTCTATCATAATGATCCTTaacaatttattaatattaagagTTCCACTAACATTAAAGATTAagattttaattcataaaaattgaaagtGACATCcacaaaatattcataatacttTAAATTTGTAATTCTCTTTTCCAAAACagtaaataagttttttaaattataaaaggaTAAACTTGTTTGCTtgactattttttctttttcaaaaagagAATAAAAGACACCTTTTATGGTGTTTTTTCGTTTTTGATTTCGGATTTTGAATTCTGAAAAAGACATAGAGAACTAATAATTTTCACCGATagcaattttttaaatatatgaaaaaattatattaaaagtgTAGATGTCCGATGGTGGACTGTTGCATAACATAACTGAAGTATCTTGCTTTTTTTAGGTACCGCAACcacaacactttttattttacgaaAGCCATACAAAatactttattgattttatttcttgGTATACGTTTGATGATTAATTGGGATAAATAATAAGGTTTAATCGTTAAATTTTATAAACGAgtgtgtttgaaatataaaaacaacaaaCATGATTGACTTACAATTTAGAAATTTAGAAATGAAGTATTGTtagtttgattattttaaacttttttaactcaactttttaaataaatatatcactttttatCCCCACACCGTTATCTCACATcttgtatatatttttgaattttaactatttttcattcgttttataattaaaaatttttaACGTTATTTTATACATGAAGTACATATATAACAAATGAGAAGTTaagaattataaataaaaggtCGCACATAATTGTTTTAATCGATTTTCATTTATTAATAAAGTTGTGATATAAAGTGAACGTTAAGAATAGTCGAGGTGGTTAGATACGGCAACAAAATAAGATGATGTGAGATTTTTTTGGCAAGAAAGTTGTTGACGCTCCAGGACCACTCTCGAGAAGATTGGgtatctcaccaaaattcaagaTGAGTCTTGGactaattttgaattaattgtttcttttttcttctttcaaaaataagaaaaaaaaatttattaataaaagtgatactaataaatattttataattattatatatgaattttaaattgttttttaaagatataatattaaatttttattattaaactaacacttaatatatcaataaattattatacataTGGGTGTATAGAATAGAATAtggattatatatatatcatttttatcaatttattactTTAGTGGAGTAACATttccaaaatacataataattattttatcgtTTTTATTacatcatatttaaatattttaccaaaaaaaaaattgtattcaaattaaaatacaacatattaaaagagaataattaagaaaaaaattgaaatatacatTAATCGAGTTTTAAGTTGTTTACTTTccaaaataagattttgaaaataaatttactaaacaggttcttcattttctcatctttaagataatttttaaaactaggATTACTAAATAGACtttcatttagatttttttctaaaaaaacagtttttaaaaactaattcgCAAAGAGTACTATTTGAATTAGTTTTCTTTTATGTGAACAACATTGGTTAATTATGAAGTTATTGAAGGCGGTTCATAATATTTGGAGGTGCGACATCCCATCCAAGGTTCATGTATATAACTAAGTATTTCTTCTTCATACGGTACATCTCCATGTCTTTGATCCTAATCTTGCTGTGCTGTTGGGCTGTCCTATTTATTGAGCTACTTGATTTTTGCTACTCACACCTCACCTCttttcttaacttttttttttatagaaaaactcGAAACAAAACGGACAAGATTAAGAAATTAGTTCgttataaaagttatatattcGTCCCCTCACACctatttcttttgaaataaatttaaatttgtcttTTAGCATTTTAAAGGAGTAGGAAGATAAAGCTACATCCAACACTAATGACTTAgtaaaaaataggctaaattacattcgtggtcctttaacttaatttcaggtaacgttttagtcctttatctttttttttcccgatttagtcctttattcctaaaaatatcaaataaagtatgaaaatatgagtttatttgaagatttgctttacgaatttgataaaatttgtattatattgaagaatataattaattttatgagttttgattgaatttttttttgaatttttgtataagaaaggataacattgttgaaattttaaaacataaaatatcaaattatcacttaaaattaaaataaaggaccaagtcggaaaaaaaaaagataaaagactaaaacgttacctgaaattaagttaagggaccacgaatgtaatttagcctaaaaaatattaacactaAGTTCGGTATTACTGTTACAATCAGTCTGTTAAGTTTGTTAGTAATCAATAACTATCTTAATAAGCATTTCTTATTTTCTATCTTACTCTCCTTTTCACTTTTTCTAAAAATAGCAAGTATAAGGAaagagattaaatttttttttttattgttatcaGTGTTGCTTTATAGTTTatactatatattatatagGAGTATGAATTCTCTAATGCATTCAGCGCTATGTAGAAATTTTTCTAGCTATTGAAAAAATGTTGCTCTGCTGTACCATAGGAGAGTACCTAAATCCATTATATTATGGAAAATTATATAGTTGGAGGAAGGATTTTAAGACACTATGTACTAACCAACCAATATTTATagtaatagttttttttttttttttatcaagttaCATTGTTTTTATATCAATAGTACTAGTACCTTCAACAAATCTaaacatttgattttgattttcttttacaTTGCACgaagtttaatttcttttaaataaaaaataagcaaTTGATAAAGGTAAACATTTATTTTGCCTTTAAATGTGTAAAACGATACCATAATAGttaatgaatatattaaaattataaaaacatacATAAATGTGTCATTTATATTGTTGGTTGTTTTGTTGTttgaaattacttttattatctAATTTAATCATTGAATGTGTCTTTCCTAAACCACTTTggtctataaaattattaataaaaatgatactTGTTGAATATgtgtttgtaattttaataaaccTTATAGATTAAAGTGACAGTGCAGACATTTAAGGAATAAAATGATTGTTTATCCATTAACATTTGTGTATAagtaattaaatcaatcaataaatcatataattaataaaactattttatccTATAGTTTATCAATTGACCTTATTtaccaaaaacaaattaaaacataGTAATATTGATTCAAAGCTATATAGATCTTTACTATCTTCTGGATGTGAATTAATGCCTTGAGGAAAGAAATTCTGAATTTCTAAACATGTCTAAAGAAACTcagaatgtaaaaaaataaaatgaacaagagaatatataaaatatttgacaaGTAATAATGTAATATAAATCTGAATCATGTTGATGCTCTCATTCAAACATGTATAAATTTGTTAAAGAGCAAATCCTCTAAAATTTGGACTACATGATCACTCTCATTTACATTTACAATATTGtactaatttatataattacttCACTCATCATTATCCTAATGAGCAAGCATATTAAGAAATGAAACTCTATTTCTTACTAAACATCTAAAAATGCAATCCAATCCACCTTCAAGACCACAAATACCAACATTCAATGTCTCTAAACTTCTTAAAGCACCTTCAATTTCATCCTTTGTATCAATATGTTTTCCTCTTCCAAAAAGTgctacaaaattaatattcttcTGTTCATTATCTGAAGAAAACAATCTAGTAGGATTAAACTTTGAGATCAATGATGACccttttgttgttgttcttaGTCTTGGCATGGATATGAACAACAATAGAGAACGAAATATAGATATAGTGATAGTGTTAGCTTCTCTTAAAACTCTAgccaaaaaaattacattttgatCATGACCCATTTGAGAAAAAAACTTAACTTTGTTTTCCATTCTCTTTAACTCACTTATTTGCTTTGAAATTTCCTTCTTTGCTTTCTTTCTAAAGCTATCATACTCACAAATGCTTCTTTCAATGCTTGAAAAATTTCCTCTTTTTCTACGTATAGCTGATTGAAGTGTTTGAACATGTTCCTTGAGACACAAGATTAATTCCCTTGTTGAATCACATGCATCTAGAAGTGTAACTGAGCCACATAATGAATCTTCTACTAATTTTCCATTTTGATAATGCAAAAGAGCTTGTTGGGTTTGTGGAGAATGAAAAAGTTCTTCCATGCAATTGTACAAATCAACAAGAACAACCAAATCACTCTGTATTTGCTCTGCTTCAAAACAGAATGTTCTTGAAATAGATTGAGAACATTGTGGTTTAAAATGGTTTAATAATGCTTCAACTCTTTGTGAAAAAGGGTGAACTCTTGTTGGTAAACTAATTGACCTTAATGGTTGATGAGTACTTGGAACCATAGaaattttttccatttttttggTTGTTGTTTGCCTAGAAATTTGCACTAAAAAACAAGGATTAATGTTTGTTTGGCAATTACTAATTAGTCTTCATTCAATCTATTTATAGGAATATGGTAAAAGAGAAACTTGactttgaatttgaattaaGTGTACAAAGACAATTATTTGAGTATTATATTTGCATGTGACGACAATGTGGGTCTCCCTACCTTTTCGATTGAATTGTTATATTTAAGGCCAACAATTTCATAACATTATGATTTAATTAATCTTATGGCGGTAAGATAATGGGCTATGTTGAGGTTTGAGAAATTTGTGGTGGTACATAAAACAATTGATACAGGACATTTTGCAGGTATATGCTTCCTTGTTTCCCCTTATGATGAATCAATAATCTCATCTACTCAACCATATGTCAATactataacatatatttaatttatcatatgtataactaagtattttttttaataaaactttgAAGTTTATGTCTTTCTTCAAAGTATGAGGGAATTGTGGATTTAAATAATCATGGCTAGTAGAAACAATGTTGTGAGTTGTAGCCAAAAGTTTGCATTATAGGCCTGGAATCTAGGCTACCTAGCTTTAAGGTATTATTAGGGGACATTTGAGTTATGTTTGTTAAAATTGctataatttatcaatttaattgaGTGAATAATGGAAACCATATGTAATGTAGTGGCAgtgaatattttgattttaggagACAAAGGGGGCAATCAAAAGTGATGTTTGGATCTACTTTGGAAATTGATATCTTTAGTTTAGTATATAATGAAAACATTACAGCATAGAATTTCTAGTATTTTGGTTGGGTGGGTGACTTGTGTTAAGAGTATTAGGAAAGGAAATAATTCATGTCAAGATTGGAtggttcaaaaaatttatattttaattttataattaaaaatattaaatttaaatttaaatgttcGATTTCAATTAAATGATTATTGATATTTCgactatataaaaaaagaatggTTACTTTTAGGAGGTGCTTAAAGGGTAAAGGGACACtaggaatcaaaattttaatgggTATAGGTAAGAAGCTGATTCTTTTTGTCTCCTGTGTGTTTTTCTGCATGCATCTGTTTCTTAAACAACATTATGTTTCAAGAGCAATGTACTTAATTAAGAACCATATTTTCTCTCTATGGTATTTACAACTTCCACGTTGCCCCTTCAAatgttcaaataaaatatacttgCCACCATTCATCATATTGTTTGCGTTACtggttattttaataattggaacaatttgttatttgataattctaagATATATATTTGATGGTCCAAATTTCTAGATTTTAGTTTAATCCGTCCAAATATCTaataattgatacaattttgttAGATAAATATCTTCACATACATGAtttataaacattatattttcGAATCTTTAAAGTAATGAGTATATAATTCTCCTCACTCGTAatattttcacttttatttaatataaaactttttagtATACTTAATATTCTTACGATCTCttttaaatgttagtttatttatttatctagtATGTTTCACCgtaaacaaaagttattttattcATATACATATCCATGTCTATAAGGCTTACATAAATCAACATAACACTATGTCGCCACAACATTACTAGAAATACTTTTGATATAAGAACTCAATTACTTTTAGGAAAATCATAAACAATGATACTGATAATTATAACATTACACAACGAGAGGAGCATAAAATACTCAAAAAATATCTCTAAATTACATTATTTCCatctctaaatataaaatatctttgaataaattacggaaattaaaaaaaattattatgatattaaatttgtttacaaGTTTACTCTAAAGGAtggataattaattaatattttcattacagtatttattatatattgacataaaaaacattaaataattgaaatattttaataaaaataattaacgtagttgaaaaaaacttataaaaagaaacaaaataaaaactctagagaattatatatttaaaaactaaaataatactATTAAAACCTTTCCAAAATCCTTAAAACAAAATCTTCTCCAGAAACCATAAAACATGGAAGTTTTCTAGGACTAGagtaacaatttttatttactagTTATGAGCCATCAATGTCAGCATATATTAACTACTTAGTCTTCATTTGTGACTAAATGTCTTGTCATAAATCTAAACTTCACCATCCATAAACATATGATATGTTAAATCAATCCAACCCCAAAGGCATTGTTATATGTAACTTGTACTGGACCAtgattgtatatatatatatatatatatatatataaaggagaCACCATTATAATTTCCATGTGATGTAAAAAATGTGTATGATATACTTCCTGCTCATaatcaatttagaaaaatttGCTGGCTTGGCAAGTAGGCCATGTATTGCATTCTTAGAGGCTTGCAAGTAAGCTTTGTTCTATTTATTGCACTGCCGGCCACTGCATGTGTTTGTTGGATTATTTATGATACTAGCAAAGAAGCATTAGTACTAGTAAATTTTTatcacaagaaaataaaaatagtcaattttgatcataaaaaataaaataaaatactagtCAATTTTGAGCaatatttatgaatttattgtCTTTGGTATTTTTCAAATGAGGTGCAGAAAGGTTGAGAAAAATTAGTTCTAATTATGCACGTTTAAGGATAgaatttaagaaaaatttataaaattgctTGACCTTTTAGGGNNNNNNNNNNAGGGAAAGATgcaatgttattttattatgtatataaGCATGTGGATAGTCAGACCTCGTCTCGTGATAGAAGAATTGTGTcttattttgtattaattaatttagaaactAAACTATTTGCTTCACAAGTATAGGTGAGACGATAAAAAAATTGTGAGGATATTTAATGCGTTgagatattaattttaatttgcaaTACTACTTTTTTTATAGTGAATGTAAGTTTTGcgattagatttttttaaaatgaaaataataatttagatactaattactaaaaaaattatttttagtttcataTTTAGCGTCAAACTTAATACTGACGTTAGTTAACGTCTATTTAGCATCGATCAAATGCATActaatgtattaattatttttttttatttttcattaattactAATGTTGTTTAATGCGATGCGaagtaaaatatgaaaaatatttagatatttttttattttaatcactctttataactaagtttatccgttacattttttaatttgtaacatTGAacatcttttttaataaaagtttttatctttatttttaggATAACGGATTATCTACATAGGACATATTTTAAGGTTTATTGAATCCACgactataattttaatatatatgtcatTTACATTAGACCAAACATTAGAGTTATGaataatttaacttaaaaaGCTAGAAAGGGGGGGGAGAAATATATGTAACATTATGTCACCAAAAGAACCATTTTGAGTGGCGGCATCACCGGtccattttgttttgaattctCACAAAGAAGGGATTCAAAGTTCTGGATAGTTCAAGAACAAGAAATCAAAGTTAAGACATTTATGACAATGTACATTTCAGATATGTCATagacatttttcttttctttttttcaattgtcTTTCTGAATTTCTATTGATAATATTGAAAAtgtttatagttttattttctattttcattttaaaaaaagctgaatatgttgattttatatattttccatGTACCTCAATTTTGGTCAAATAACACAACCAACTTAATTATTTTGTGTACAGAGTTTGTTCAGTAAGGAAAATGTATATTAAATTGTGTAGCTTATAAACATTAACCATGGCTTGTAATATTTATATCCTTGCACGTGCTTCGGAATGATTATCTTAATAGTTTCTTTTGTCTTTGAAAAAcgaaaatttaattattttacactatCTCAaactatttgattttaattataaaattttaatgtattttgttgtcTCTTTAGTTTTTCAGTTAttcaatattttgattattttttctttcactttttaGTGTTTTATTGTGGGTTGTGTAAGAAATTAGAAAGTATCAATATGTGCAAAATTTGTCCTAGTAACGAGATGATTTCATGATTCCAAATCATATGCATATGAATAATAGAGAGCATAAGCtttaaagataatatttaattattttaagcgAGAATTAGAGTGCAAAGTCATCATCACATAGAATTGATACCTCAAAACTATCTTTGTCATTTGAAAGaactctaaaaaatttattgaataaaagaatataaaaaacttGGGGACCAGACCAAATCCCAAGAAAACAAAGATTGCCAACATTTCTTTAAAAGGCTAACCTAGAAAACCCAACATTTCTTTAAAAGGCTAACCTAGAAAACCCAATGCCGCGGcttaaaatttcgagtttttcatcgaattcaatggagttgccaccaaaatttattttaaaatagggaaaatattggaaaaccctaaaaatgtaaaaaaaaaaatggtctttgaaaccagattttgagttcgggagtcgattatgcgtagggaaggtattagcaccctacgacatccgttaaaatacggttacctttaattaattgtgcaaaattatatcaacttaaatatatttatttttctttattattaaatataaatataaattgtttttttataaatgtgattttagagattaaagtgtgttaaaaaaaagtgaaaaaaaagaaagtttttattagtgtgcttgacaagagtataatcttgctcctacgtatctcctagtgcgatggagaaatcaaagctacgtagttcttggtaaaaaatgtgaatgcgttgattgcttttaaataaattgtattttgttacttaaaaaagttaattttgacgaacataaaaaaacttgtttgatttgaataattatcttaaaatatgaattttaagacgatcgaattgtacaactcgtgtctcaaaatccaaggagtaaaaagatgtcacatctaatttaatcctcttaagaatattttattttttatttttaaattgaatttcaaaacaaacaaatagtttaatttgtatcttaacaacttcaaaaataatagtaataatagtaataataataataattaaataaatttttttttaaaaggataagttttagagttatcaaaatatataatttgtattatgtaactccgagattaaaagattttaattaactttaaataatttttatgatttatttgtttatgaatttttagtttattaaatcatttgtgattatgagatttagaaccatcaaattgtcacaatttgtgttctaataactcaaagattaaaaagatgtcacatctaattaaccttACAATATTCGATTATAGTTTTATCTTtacccttttaaaataataataataataataataataataataataataattgatgttaaaaattaaataaatttaaataaatctacGAAATAAGCTCAATAataaacacacataaaaatgaaataaacggtaaaaaaaattatagacttgtattgttatttattaaataaataaaaaaataaaaataccagattaataaaataaaaactatatacaAATTGTGAACtctttcaaatactttttagtgaatcaaatgatgaaagcataactcatttaatattaaatagcatattaatatcatttataagtgaaatgaattatgtttattactaattagtcattatttatattaaatcaaattaaattatgttaaatgaccatcattattaaattaaataattattattatttaagttaaatgaaataaaatagtaatttacaGCATTACATACACACATGTTACTTGATATTGCCTCACGTGatattagagaaaaagaaagtatGGATGGCAGGTTGCTAGTGTCATTTCTTATGCGAATACCAACACACTAATAATAGAGTAAGCAGTAGGATAGCAATGCTGAGGCCAGTAGTGATAATATGGGGAAATAtcttcacaaaataataaataaataaaaaacaaagaaatcttCATAGCCTTATAAGCCAAATCAGAGAAACAATAAAACtaagatttcaaacaaaacacccaatgtcaaataaaacaaagtttccAACAAATCAAGCTCTTCTTCCAAATCTTAGTCATTAACATAGTGATGTTTATATCTTCCAAATAACATAAAGCACAACAAACTTAAAGAGAGTAAAAAAATACTTGCCTTTCTAAATATCTGCCACGGTGAAGATGGAGGCTACGGCGCGGCTGAACTGAAAAACGATCCTCTTATCTATCTTatcttttaatagatttttgtgGGTTGTGTTGTTAAAATGAGTTTGAGTTTTGGTTATGGTTATGAGTTGGTTTGAAGAAGGATTAT contains:
- the LOC101510749 gene encoding uncharacterized protein, whose product is MEKISMVPSTHQPLRSISLPTRVHPFSQRVEALLNHFKPQCSQSISRTFCFEAEQIQSDLVVLVDLYNCMEELFHSPQTQQALLHYQNGKLVEDSLCGSVTLLDACDSTRELILCLKEHVQTLQSAIRRKRGNFSSIERSICEYDSFRKKAKKEISKQISELKRMENKVKFFSQMGHDQNVIFLARVLREANTITISIFRSLLLFISMPRLRTTTKGSSLISKFNPTRLFSSDNEQKNINFVALFGRGKHIDTKDEIEGALRSLETLNVGICGLEGGLDCIFRCLVRNRVSFLNMLAH